One segment of Plasmodium vivax chromosome 14, whole genome shotgun sequence DNA contains the following:
- a CDS encoding hypothetical protein, conserved (encoded by transcript PVX_122115A) produces the protein MDPKNHVLFCSNALMEHRRVASNFLPTYREKSYDYERHQDVVSLILSMLPLLMTSVIHLLIKTNGYYIGNLFLMITYLFSFFFFILYYYNSYAVFVLFVFSSFFISLCLHEFAHALVAYKYGDITMVYKGYLYLDIANYLDIFHTLIIPSITLFITGFGLPGNLYWIQLHFIRSRFQLSFIYLSGPISDILCILLIVFFYNFYSYVRNSKNLSVQPHSILFISLATAASFLVDSFLLNICPIFGFDGWGIVEPYLPYCVNSLINEEIVNTYLSYICPLLVFIYFNFIETKYLFFTKIVNFILARILGIEISHVTIGVSAFPTLYAYLRNV, from the exons ATGGATCCGAAAAACCACGTGCTCTTTTGCAGCAACGCACTGATGGAACACAGAAGAGTAGCGAGCAATTTCCTTCCCACGTACAGAGAAAAAAGTTACGATTATGAGAGGCACCAAGATGTGGTATCGCTTATTCTGTCGATGCTCCCTTTATTAATGACAAGTGTAATTCACCTTTTGATAAAAACGAATGGTTACTATATTGGGAATTTATTCCTAATGAtaacttatttattttctttttttttcttcattttgtattattaCAATTCTTACGCAGtgtttgtcctttttgtgttttcctcctttttcataTCATTGTGTTTACACGAATTTGCCCACGCGCTTGTTGCGTATAAGTACGGAGACATTACGATGGTTTACAAAGGCTACCTCTATCTGGACATTGCAAATTATTTAGACATTTTCCACACGCTTATAATACCTTCTATAACGCTGTTTATAACCGGCTTTGGCCTACCAGGGAATTTATATTGGATACAGCTACACTTTATAAGAAGCAGATTTCAGCtgtcatttatttatttatcggGCCCCATATCAGACATTTTGTGTATCCTgctaattgtttttttttacaatttttactcCTACGTTAGGAATAGCAAAAATTTAAGTGTGCAGCCGCACTCCATTTTATTCATATCCCTTGCCACTGCTGCTTCCTTCCTGGTGGACTCCTTTCTTTTAAACATTTGTCCAATTTTTGGCTTTGACGGATGGGGGATCGTGGAGCCCTACCTCCCCTACTGTGTGAATAGCCT AATCAACGAAGAAATTGTGAACACCTATTTGTCCTACATATGCCCCCTCCtggtttttatatattttaacttTATCGAAACCAAGTACCTCTTCTTCACAAAGATTGTTAACTTTATATTGGCGCGCATCCTCGGAATTGAAATTTCGCACGTGACAATTGGGGTCAGCGCGTTTCCCACGTTGTATGCGTACCTCAGAAATGTGTAG
- a CDS encoding hypothetical protein, conserved (encoded by transcript PVX_122105A), which translates to MKLPGGRDDGENEGANEGASAVFAYGDGCSLVLLMGDKRDRKDTQKKEYPAMKEYLAQKEYRAKEYRAKDYPAKDYSGKKEYTSKKAYTPKKEYTAIRGCAVENAYFDEKAYTGCKANQGEEAHKNDASVVEGGKSKKNEERVLAGMIKILEEMKESDDASNAVDPGFNPDGQQQSAKCATQVQNGEEATRNTYPRRDDTKLHVGLDYSSFYLDTPYKIIKCMNKGSHFLYWGSDTLCGQSDQVTKEFKMNEMKKNNCEELRNSRFIFFDSQKKLLVLRYNIRKNSFNYVSDSDPIYVYFYQLHEKNFLDDNIIKENKNSLLIYPYTYVKIWESLTCYINEEVINKIEPVNKTFCSSFLEEEVEEEKKKKKGGTDLRREEEMNLCNQPYMFYSVIPRYPASKTYPKEGRVSGGSRHKKEDNVGVITAEGDGASSINMGGDGSGGINTEGDGSGGAGGINMEGDHPVDPDEPPNDHLDGANESYFERIDVDAKHKKYVPSDLTIIHLEKYWILKEIIQQEYTYVYYENEKKEGFHKFENKLFYILGEFQFAYILFHLGFNYQSFVQWRKLFELLSNSQHLVTNFAGEGDFFEEALRVISIHLSYLSDDFFDNTENSFILFGVYNIYEIVSGVGDVQEGITNVMNSIDSIIYAKLGLHLPDLSFVYEEFQPTYVDDD; encoded by the exons ATGAAGCTGCCTGGCGGGAGAGACGACGGGGAAAATGAAGGCGCAAATGAAGGCGCAAGCGCCGTTTTCGCGTACGGTGATGGGTGTTCGCTTGTTTTGCTGATGGGAGATAAAAGGGATAGGAAGGAcacccaaaaaaaggagtacccCGCTATGAAGGAGTACCTCGCGCAGAAGGAGTACCGCGCGAAGGAGTACCGCGCGAAGGATTACCCCGCGAAGGATTATTCCGGTAAAAAGGAGTACACCTCGAAAAAGGCGTACACCCCGAAAAAGGAGTACACCGCGATACGGGGGTGCGCAGTAGAAAATGCCTACTTCGATGAAAAGGCGTACACCGGGTGCAAAGCCAACCAAGGGGAGGAGGCCCATAAAAACGACGCAAGCGTGGTAGAGGGTGGAAAATCCAAGAAAAACGAAGAGAGAGTACTCGCAGGAATGATCAAGATCCTTGAGGAAATGAAAGAGAGTGATGATGCATCTAATGCTGTAGATCCTGGGTTCAACCCAGATGGTCAGCAGCAAAGCGCTAAGTGCGCTACGCAggtgcaaaatggagaagaagctACCCGGAATACGTACCCACGTAGAGACGACACAAAATTGCATGTAGGCTTGGATTACTCCTCTTTCTACCTTGATACCccatataaaattattaagtgCATGAATAAAGGTAGCCATTTTCTTTACTGGGGTAGTGACACACTGTGCGGCCAAAGTGACCAAGTGACAAAAGAGTTTAAAAtgaacgaaatgaaaaaaaataactgcgAGGAGTTAAGAAACAGtaggttcattttttttgatagcCAAAAGAAACTACTCGTGCTAAGGTATAACATCAGGAAGAACAGCTTTAATTACGTAAGTGACAGTGACCCTATTTATGTGTACTTTTATCAAttgcatgaaaaaaattttttagatgataatattattaaagaaaataaaaactccCTTTTAATTTACCCCTACACATATGTGAAAATATGGGAAAGCTTAACTTGCTACATTAACGAGGAggtcataaataaaattgagcCGGTTAACAAAAccttttgctcctccttcttggaagaagaagtggaagaagagaagaaaaaaaaaaaggggggtacGGATTTGCGTAGGGAGGAAGAGATGAATCTGTGCAACCAGCCCTACATGTTTTATTCCGTGATTCCCAGGTACCCCGCAAGTAAGACTTACCCAAAGGAGGGGAGGGTCAGCGGCGGTAGTCGGCATAAGAAGGAAGACAACGTAGGGGTGATCACTGCGGAGGGTGACGGGGCAAGCAGCATCAATATGGGGGGTGACGGGTCAGGCGGTATCAATACGGAGGGTGACGGGTCAGGCGGAGCAGGCGGTATCAATATGGAGGGTGACCATCCGGTTGACCCAGATGAACCGCCCAACGACCATCTGGACGGGGCGAACGAGAGCTACTTCGAACGCATCGATGTGGACGCCAAACATAAGAAGTATGTGCCGTCCGACTTAACCATCATCCATCTGGAGAAGTATTGGATTTTGAAGGAGATAATTCAGCAAGAATATACTTACGTGTATTATGAgaatgaaaagaaggaaggtTTTCACAAGTTTGAAAATAAgcttttctacattttggGCGAATTTCAGTTTGCCTATATTCTCTTCCATTTAGGCTTTAACTACCAGTCCTTCGTTCAGTGGCGGAAGCTGTTTGAGCTCCTCTCCAATTCGCAGCACTTGGTGACCAACTTTGCAGGTGAGGGGG ACTTCTTCGAAGAAGCCTTGAGAGTCATTTCCATCCACCTCAGCTACCTGAGTGATGACTTTTTTGACAACACCGAAAACAGTTTTATTCTTTTTGGAGTTTACAACATATACGAAATAGTTAGTGGCGTGGGGGACGTGCAGGAGGGCATAACCAACGTGATGAATTCCATAGACTCTATAATTTACGCAAAGCTGGGGTTACATTTGCCCGACTTGTCCTTTGTGTATGAAGAGTTCCAGCCCACGTACGTAGATGACGATTAG
- a CDS encoding hypothetical protein, conserved (encoded by transcript PVX_122110A): MHECLNFEALKEQVKREIIKETETNQANVGAGMELDCGACDLLSNIPGELTNELKSDQKNEINSDQTIELKSDQTIELKSDQTIELKSDQTNELKGDQTNELKNDQTNGLMNDQTNELKNDQTNGLMNDQTNELKNDQTNGLMNDQTNELKNDQTNEIKSDQTNELKSDQTIELKSDQTNELKNDQTNEPKDCSPKNCSPKKPLNISKKEMEILRAKMIIKTITPTHLYNHFQQLLDQGIDKYLFLVDLQVELKFKDYHIKNAVHIKNEETITEMKKEIELKQNAKVIFYYTNDRVENRPRYDRLLYGHFANVKANFYFLKGGYKSFEKEYFFLCIPKNGRNRNISAFINFQANIQYPIKFCSNIFVGTHVHISNPFIKSHLKINYVYDFADNVREVNNVERIKYVTYNVMERILEISETRKRQSVNYENFLDVRMVYDIIQSILQNVDLHENSPTVESKALIESKDLQKGVKEETQDMEKPNAGAGGKPSKKMAWLSNPYEGSLQNGNVIIVCNEGMTYQTKGKNNSISLIIAMCYLMYTKKCGPNLTIAYVLRINNNIKISAQTMNFLHKFHVSLKRCDYNLDVYYSHEMKRKMDKQVVTTGNKTNATSNEWCKTEQAKQKTQMDKYSTLKGIVQRPDFIEFIKSYKFENYDDALNNANESILPIDRFYLFGDMQLMNSMIKEQTHLFYETILQSLLLYKRNSSENGSGNNGSGNNGSGNNGSGNNGSGNNGSGNNGSGNNGSGNNGSGNNGSGNNSSDVHDDNGKANLSEIYDMLYITANIMNDKNLAYPRKILFFSLITARLCKSLSLYENCEVLHLNDGATEEPIIPPEKDKEMLKYNLLSLMCIHIEECMNYIMSYNFKKDSQNKYIEEYKLSVNTDENYLLERNIDRDCYVMFLSLRYLLISFLCYYMFPTFTSKKYSYSGKVTYLLVKIDKFSAYYYSVFNININLFQKNDYKAQICSYDKLPLYFKDLLRPFLIINNHMR; this comes from the coding sequence ATGCATGAGTGCCTAAATTTTGAGGCTTTGAAAGAGCAAGTCAAAAGGGAGATAATCAAGGAGACAGAGACCAATCAGGCTAATGTGGGTGCAGGGATGGAGCTCGACTGTGGGGCGTGCGACTTGCTGAGTAACATCCCGGGTGAGCTGACGAATGAGCTTAAGAGCGACCAGAAGAATGAGATTAACAGCGACCAGACGATTGAGCTTAAGAGCGACCAGACGATTGAACTTAAGAGCGACCAGACGATTGAACTTAAGAGCGACCAGACGAATGAGCTTAAGGGCGACCAGACGAATGAGCTTAAGAACGACCAGACGAATGGGCTTATGAACGACCAGACGAATGAGCTTAAGAACGACCAGACGAATGGGCTTATGAACGACCAGACGAATGAGCTTAAGAACGACCAGACGAATGGGCTTATGAACGACCAGACGAATGAGCTTAAGAACGACCAGACGAATGAGATTAAGAGCGACCAGACGAATGAGCTTAAGAGCGACCAGACGATTGAACTTAAGAGCGACCAGACGAATGAGCTTAAGAACGACCAGACGAACGAGCCGAAGGACTGCTCACCCAAGAACTGCTCACCCAAGAAACCCCTAAATATCTCCAAGAAGGAAATGGAAATCCTGCGCGCGAAGATGATCATCAAAACGATAACCCCCACCCACCTGTACAACCACTTCCAGCAGCTGCTAGACCAAGGAATCGATAAGTACTTATTCCTCGTTGACCTTCAGGTGGAACTTAAATTCAAGGATTaccatataaaaaatgctgtgcatataaaaaacgaagaaacaATCaccgaaatgaagaaggaaatCGAGTTGAAACAAAACGCAAaggtaatattttattatacgaATGATCGTGTTGAAAATAGACCCCGTTATGATCGCCTGCTGTATGGCCACTTCGCCAATGTGAAAGCTAACTTCTATTTCCTAAAGGGAGGCTATAAAAGTTTTGAAAAGGAATActtctttttatgtatacCGAAAAATGGACGTAACAGAAACATATCGGCCTTTATCAACTTCCAAGCGAATATTCAATACCCCATCAAATTCTGCAGCAACATTTTCGTGGGAACTCACGTGCATATTTCCAATCCGTTCATAAAGAGCCATTTGAAGATAAACTATGTGTATGATTTTGCGGACAATGTACGGGAGGTGAATAACGTAGAACGTATAAAATACGTGACATATAATGTGATGGAAAGAATTTTAGAAATTTCAGAAACGAGAAAACGCCAGTCTGTAAATTATGAAAACTTTCTGGACGTCCGAATGGTGTATGACATTATTCAGagcattttgcaaaatgtggATCTGCACGAAAATAGCCCTACAGTGGAATCCAAGGCTCTAATTGAAAGTAAAGATTTGCAAAAGGGTGTAAAAGAGGAAACACAAGATATGGAGAAGCCAAACGCTGGTGCAGGTGGAAAACCATCAAAGAAAATGGCATGGCTGAGTAACCCCTACGAAGGAAGCTTGCAGAATGGAAATGTCATAATCGTGTGCAACGAGGGTATGACCTATCAGACGAAGGGAAAGAACAACAGCATAAGCTTAATAATCGCCATGTGCTATCTTATGTACACGAAAAAGTGTGGCCCCAATTTAACCATTGCGTATGTGCTTAGGATaaacaataatataaaaataagtgcTCAGACGATGAATTTTCTACACAAATTTCACGTTAGCTTGAAGAGATGTGACTACAACTTGGATGTCTACTATTCCCatgaaatgaaaagaaaaatggacaAACAAGTTGTAACCACTGGTAACAAGACGAACGCTACTTCTAACGAATGGTGCAAAACTGAACAGGCCAAACAGAAGACGCAAATGGATAAATATAGTACCCTGAAGGGAATAGTACAACGCCCTGATTTCATCGAATTTATCAAAAgctacaaatttgaaaactACGACGATGCGCTGAACAACGCGAATGAGTCCATTCTGCCCATAGATAGATTTTACCTGTTTGGAGATATGCAGCTAATGAACTCGATGATTAAGGAGCAGACGCACCTTTTTTATGAGACCATTCTCCAGTCCCTGCTTCTTTACAAGCGAAACAGCAGCGAAAATGGCAGTGGCAACAACGGAAGCGGCAACAACGGAAGCGGCAACAACGGAAGCGGCAACAACGGAAGCGGCAACAACGGTAGCGGCAACAACGGTAGCGGCAACAACGGAAGCGGCAACAACGGAAGCGGCAACAACGGTAGCGGCAACAACAGCAGCGATGTTCATGACGATAATGGCAAAGCCAACTTGAGCGAAATTTATGATATGCTATACATAACTGCCAACATCATGAATGATAAAAATCTGGCATATCCTCGTAAAATACTGTTCTTTTCTTTAATCACGGCTCGTTTATGCAAATCTTTGTCTCTTTACGAAAACTGCGAAGTACTCCATCTCAATGATGGTGCCACAGAAGAGCCTATAATACCCCCAGAAAAGGACAAAGAAATGctgaaatataatttgttaagCTTAATGTGTATTCATATCGAGGAATGCatgaattatattatgaGTTATAATTTCAAAAAGGATTCgcaaaacaaatatatagaaGAATACAAATTATCCGTAAATACTGATGAAAATTACCTACTTGAAAGAAATATCGATAGAGACTGCTACGTGATGTTCCTCTCACTAAGGTACCTTTTGATTTCCTTTCTTTGCTACTATATGTTTCCCACTTTTacaagcaaaaaatattcatacagTGGGAAAGTTACATATTTACTTGTCAAAATTGACAAATTTTCTGCCTACTACTATTCcgtttttaatataaatattaatttattccaAAAGAATGATTACAAGGCACAAATATGTTCCTACGATAAATTGCCATTGTACTTTAAAGATTTATTAAGaccctttttaataataaacaatCACATGCGATGA